A region from the Kryptolebias marmoratus isolate JLee-2015 linkage group LG9, ASM164957v2, whole genome shotgun sequence genome encodes:
- the trpt1 gene encoding tRNA 2'-phosphotransferase 1 isoform X1 encodes MDSARGGGRGGKRGGKRNRGREQDKDVRLSKALCYVLRHGASQMGFQMGTDGFLFVEDLLAHPHFRSYTLEDVERVVETNDKQRFKLRSHPEDGRLQIRANQGHSVQVADLELKPVLAGSPDCPAEAVHGSYLSNWSSIKQQGLSRMNRTHIHLASGLPGEDGVISGMRRNCDLAVFIDVPKALSDGIEFFWSENGVLLTPGDSQGKLLPAYFIRALSLKPTRSLLPLE; translated from the exons ATGGATAGtgccagaggaggaggaagaggaggcaaaAGAGGAGGCAAAAGAAATCGTGGTAGGGAG CAGGACAAAGATGTTCGCCTTTCTAAAGCTCTGTGTTATGTGCTGCGCCATGGAGCCAGTCAGATGGGTTTtcaaatgggcacag atggcttcctgtttgtggagGATCTCCTGGCTCACCCACACTTCCGCTCATACACGTTAGAGGACGTCGAGCGAGTTGTAGAAACGAATGACAAGCAGCGTTTTAAGCTTCGTTCCCACCCAGAGGACGGCCGGCTGCAGATTCGGGCCAATCAGGGTCATTCAGTACAG GTTGCAGATTTGGAGCTGAAACCAGTGCTGGCGGGCTCTCCGGATTGCCCAGCTGAGGCTGTTCATGGCTCCTACCTGAGCAACTGGAGCTCTATAAAACAGCAAGGCCTGAGCCGCATGAACAGGACTCACATCCACCTGGCGTCGGGTCTGCCGGGGGAGGACGGCGTCATAAGTG gCATGAGAAGAAACTGTGATCTTGCTGTATTTATTGATGTCCCCAAAGCCCTTTCTG ATGGTATTGAGTTTTTCTGGTCAGAGAATGGTGTGTTGCTGACTCCAGGTGATAGTCAGGGTAAACTTCTCCCTGCATACTTCATCCGGGCTCTGAGTCTGAAACCTACAA gaagtctCCTGCCTCTGGAGTAA
- the rnaseh2c gene encoding ribonuclease H2 subunit C, with protein MSCNTSVTHLDVSSRGRVEQAPVHLMPCEIEYSGAAQVSQYFTATTKDRKQEKTVSFRGRGLKGQEISCPQGYTGLVLKEVNKPGSDQEDRTVRISSMFNKLTYWNLETPPTSDDTVVMAMDWPEVAEAIHGPIED; from the exons ATGTCCTGTAACACCAGTGTTACTCATCTGGATGTGTCTTCCCGGGGCCGGGTAGAGCAAGCTCCGGTCCACCTCATGCCCTGTGAGATTGAGTACAGTGGGGCCGCCCAGGTCTCACAGTATTTCACTGCTACCACTAAAGATCGTAAACAAG AGAAGACGGTGTCATTCAGAGGACGTGGGCTGAAGGGACAGGAGATCAGCTGTCCACAGGGCTACACTGGCCTGGTGCTAAAGGAGGTCAACAAGCCTGGCTCTGACCAAGAG GACAGGACAGTGAGGATATCCTCCATGTTTAACAAACTGACATACTGGAACCTGGAAACTCCTCCAACGTCAGATGATACTGTGGTGATGGCGATGGACTGGCCTGAGGTGGCCGAGGCA ATCCACGGACCAATAGAAGACTGA
- the zbtb3 gene encoding zinc finger and BTB domain-containing protein 3 isoform X1: protein MRVEYQQAMEFPQHSQQLLSALRSQRQRGFLCDCTVLVGSSRFLAHRAVLASCSPFFHMFYSDSPGGNSSSSSVTLDSDIVTSAAFGLLLDFVYEGVLQLDDSPPVEDILAAASFLHMNEVVRVCKRRLQRRGPLAEADSTRSEESGGLRKAAETGTEDEHGAELLETMAADHSNPVTMATPLSSGSQVLERSQVESVKSEQRTGGGSSKEQIQTPLSPDLADTTQPGMDIPPLHPAGELMQGLVVNQSAPTSRGLTRMSRGGQKGSALSSPCSTTETYSSQQPSSSSSSSLIPVSQAGGRSMTALSQSGSHLSASAHPNEPQLPRDNSPEGPSDTEHRNTFSREQQMVISVQAAAPTSNFQTNTRHSALRQAPPQIRIQSAVSLQHQNLDFQHAPQTLTPQGPEDDTRASPTTRKRLHLVVGAVRTDQDVKVKEEAIVISDEELEEEKEEIKERESEMDVEDEFEEDIQEEELNSPQFLSSHSQSLLQITSQSNDYSFPLSPSSSSSGAGPSSQDTSSFAAPLIPPSTSRQHSDPPAYFQELQDSMGNFVEDVPTCGVCGKTFSCTYTLRRHAIVHTRERPYECRYCYRSYTQSGDLYRHIRKAHDQSLPAKRSKADSEPSLSQPPPPLS, encoded by the exons ATGCGTGTTGAATATCAGCAG GCCATGGAGTTTCCTCAGCATTCccagcagctgctgtcagctCTGCGGTCCCAGCGCCAGCGGGGCTTTCTGTGTGACTGCACCGTGTTGGTGGGCTCGTCCCGTTTCCTGGCTCACCGGGCGGTTCTGGCATCATGCTCgcccttcttccacatgttctACTCTGACTCTCCAGGgggaaacagcagcagcagctcggtCACGCTTGACAGTGACATTGTTACATCTGCTGCATTTGGCTTGCTGCTGGACTTTGTCTATGAAGGTGTGCTCCAGCTGGATGATTCTCCTCCGGTGGAGGACATTTTGGCTGCTGCTAGCTTCCTTCACATGAACGAGGTGGTGAGAGTGTGTAAGAGGCGTCTGCAGAGACGAGGGCCTCTGGCTGAGGCAGACAGCACGCGCTCCGAAGAAAGTGGCGGGTTGAGGAAGGCAGCAGAAACGGGGACAGAGGACGAGCACGGAGCTGAGCTCTTGGAGACCATGGCAGCAGACCACTCAAACCccgtcaccatggcaacaccGCTCTCATCTGGGTCCCAAGTGTTAGAGAGAAGTCAGGTGGAGTCTGTGAAGTCTGAGCAGAGGACTGGTGGAGGTTCATCAAAGGAGCAAATTCAAACTCCTCTGAGCCCTGACCTCGCTGATACCACCCAGCCAGGCATGGACATCCCCCCTTTGCACCCAGCTGGGGAGCTGATGCAGGGCCTGGTTGTAAACCAGTCTGCTCCCACCTCTAGAGGCCTCACCAGGATGAGCAGGGGGGGTCAGAAAGGATCTGCTCTCTCCAGTCCTTGTAGCACCACAGAGACGTACAG TAGCCAGCAGCCCTCTTCCTCATCGTCTTCCTCCCTTATCCCAGTGAGCCAGGCTGGTGGTCGCTCCATGACCGCTCTTAGCCAGTCAGGATCTCACCTCTCCGCCAGCGCACATCCGAACGAACCTCAGCTGCCCCGTGACAACTCTCCTGAGGGTCCGTCAGACACTGAGCACAGAAATACTTTTAGCAGAGAACAGCAGATGGTCATATCAGTCCAAGCAGCAGCTCCAACATCAAACTTCCAGACAAATACAAGACACTCAGCTCTTCGACAAGCGCCTCCTCAAATCAGAATTCAGAGTGCCGTATCACTCCAGCACCAGAATTTGGATTTTCAACACGCTCCTCAGACTCTAACACCACAGGGGCCAGAGGATGACACTAGAGCTTCTCCCACCACAAGAAAAAGACTTCACCTTGTTGTGGGTGCAGTGAGGACAGACCAGGATGTGAAAGTCAAAGAGGAGGCCATTGTTATTTCTGATGAAGAGctagaagaggagaaagaggaaatcAAGGAGAGAGAATCGGAAATGGATGTGGAAGATGAGTTTGAAGAGGACATCCAGGAAGAAGAGCTGAACAGCCCTCAGTTTCTCTCTTCTCACTCACAGAGCCTCTTACAAATCACCTCCCAGTCAAACGACTACTCCttccccctctctccctcttcttcttcttccggTGCCGGACCTTCCTCGCAGGACACTTCCTCCTTCGCAGCCCCCCTCATTCCCCCGTCCACGTCTCGGCAACATTCAGACCCCCCAGCCTACTTCCAAGAGCTCCAGGACTCCATGGGCAACTTTGTGGAGGACGTGCCCACGTGCGGCGTCTGCGGAAAGACGTTCTCGTGCACGTACACTCTCAGACGCCATGCGATCGTGCACACGCGCGAACGTCCTTACGAGTGTCGCTACTGCTACCGGAGCTACACGCAATCAGGCGACCTTTACAGACACATTCGAAAAGCTCACGACCAGAGTCTGCCGGCGAAACGCAGCAAGGCTGACTCCGAGCCCTCCCTGTCACAACCGCCACCTCCTCTAAGCTAA
- the trpt1 gene encoding tRNA 2'-phosphotransferase 1 isoform X2, whose product MDSARGGGRGGKRGGKRNRGREDKDVRLSKALCYVLRHGASQMGFQMGTDGFLFVEDLLAHPHFRSYTLEDVERVVETNDKQRFKLRSHPEDGRLQIRANQGHSVQVADLELKPVLAGSPDCPAEAVHGSYLSNWSSIKQQGLSRMNRTHIHLASGLPGEDGVISGMRRNCDLAVFIDVPKALSDGIEFFWSENGVLLTPGDSQGKLLPAYFIRALSLKPTRSLLPLE is encoded by the exons ATGGATAGtgccagaggaggaggaagaggaggcaaaAGAGGAGGCAAAAGAAATCGTGGTAGGGAG GACAAAGATGTTCGCCTTTCTAAAGCTCTGTGTTATGTGCTGCGCCATGGAGCCAGTCAGATGGGTTTtcaaatgggcacag atggcttcctgtttgtggagGATCTCCTGGCTCACCCACACTTCCGCTCATACACGTTAGAGGACGTCGAGCGAGTTGTAGAAACGAATGACAAGCAGCGTTTTAAGCTTCGTTCCCACCCAGAGGACGGCCGGCTGCAGATTCGGGCCAATCAGGGTCATTCAGTACAG GTTGCAGATTTGGAGCTGAAACCAGTGCTGGCGGGCTCTCCGGATTGCCCAGCTGAGGCTGTTCATGGCTCCTACCTGAGCAACTGGAGCTCTATAAAACAGCAAGGCCTGAGCCGCATGAACAGGACTCACATCCACCTGGCGTCGGGTCTGCCGGGGGAGGACGGCGTCATAAGTG gCATGAGAAGAAACTGTGATCTTGCTGTATTTATTGATGTCCCCAAAGCCCTTTCTG ATGGTATTGAGTTTTTCTGGTCAGAGAATGGTGTGTTGCTGACTCCAGGTGATAGTCAGGGTAAACTTCTCCCTGCATACTTCATCCGGGCTCTGAGTCTGAAACCTACAA gaagtctCCTGCCTCTGGAGTAA
- the zbtb3 gene encoding zinc finger and BTB domain-containing protein 3 isoform X2, whose translation MRVEYQQAMEFPQHSQQLLSALRSQRQRGFLCDCTVLVGSSRFLAHRAVLASCSPFFHMFYSDSPGGNSSSSSVTLDSDIVTSAAFGLLLDFVYEGVLQLDDSPPVEDILAAASFLHMNEVVRVCKRRLQRRGPLAEADSTRSEESGGLRKAAETGTEDEHGAELLETMAADHSNPVTMATPLSSGSQVLERSQVESVKSEQRTGGGSSKEQIQTPLSPDLADTTQPGMDIPPLHPAGELMQGLVVNQSAPTSRGLTRMSRGGQKGSALSSPCSTTETYSQQPSSSSSSSLIPVSQAGGRSMTALSQSGSHLSASAHPNEPQLPRDNSPEGPSDTEHRNTFSREQQMVISVQAAAPTSNFQTNTRHSALRQAPPQIRIQSAVSLQHQNLDFQHAPQTLTPQGPEDDTRASPTTRKRLHLVVGAVRTDQDVKVKEEAIVISDEELEEEKEEIKERESEMDVEDEFEEDIQEEELNSPQFLSSHSQSLLQITSQSNDYSFPLSPSSSSSGAGPSSQDTSSFAAPLIPPSTSRQHSDPPAYFQELQDSMGNFVEDVPTCGVCGKTFSCTYTLRRHAIVHTRERPYECRYCYRSYTQSGDLYRHIRKAHDQSLPAKRSKADSEPSLSQPPPPLS comes from the exons ATGCGTGTTGAATATCAGCAG GCCATGGAGTTTCCTCAGCATTCccagcagctgctgtcagctCTGCGGTCCCAGCGCCAGCGGGGCTTTCTGTGTGACTGCACCGTGTTGGTGGGCTCGTCCCGTTTCCTGGCTCACCGGGCGGTTCTGGCATCATGCTCgcccttcttccacatgttctACTCTGACTCTCCAGGgggaaacagcagcagcagctcggtCACGCTTGACAGTGACATTGTTACATCTGCTGCATTTGGCTTGCTGCTGGACTTTGTCTATGAAGGTGTGCTCCAGCTGGATGATTCTCCTCCGGTGGAGGACATTTTGGCTGCTGCTAGCTTCCTTCACATGAACGAGGTGGTGAGAGTGTGTAAGAGGCGTCTGCAGAGACGAGGGCCTCTGGCTGAGGCAGACAGCACGCGCTCCGAAGAAAGTGGCGGGTTGAGGAAGGCAGCAGAAACGGGGACAGAGGACGAGCACGGAGCTGAGCTCTTGGAGACCATGGCAGCAGACCACTCAAACCccgtcaccatggcaacaccGCTCTCATCTGGGTCCCAAGTGTTAGAGAGAAGTCAGGTGGAGTCTGTGAAGTCTGAGCAGAGGACTGGTGGAGGTTCATCAAAGGAGCAAATTCAAACTCCTCTGAGCCCTGACCTCGCTGATACCACCCAGCCAGGCATGGACATCCCCCCTTTGCACCCAGCTGGGGAGCTGATGCAGGGCCTGGTTGTAAACCAGTCTGCTCCCACCTCTAGAGGCCTCACCAGGATGAGCAGGGGGGGTCAGAAAGGATCTGCTCTCTCCAGTCCTTGTAGCACCACAGAGACGTACAG CCAGCAGCCCTCTTCCTCATCGTCTTCCTCCCTTATCCCAGTGAGCCAGGCTGGTGGTCGCTCCATGACCGCTCTTAGCCAGTCAGGATCTCACCTCTCCGCCAGCGCACATCCGAACGAACCTCAGCTGCCCCGTGACAACTCTCCTGAGGGTCCGTCAGACACTGAGCACAGAAATACTTTTAGCAGAGAACAGCAGATGGTCATATCAGTCCAAGCAGCAGCTCCAACATCAAACTTCCAGACAAATACAAGACACTCAGCTCTTCGACAAGCGCCTCCTCAAATCAGAATTCAGAGTGCCGTATCACTCCAGCACCAGAATTTGGATTTTCAACACGCTCCTCAGACTCTAACACCACAGGGGCCAGAGGATGACACTAGAGCTTCTCCCACCACAAGAAAAAGACTTCACCTTGTTGTGGGTGCAGTGAGGACAGACCAGGATGTGAAAGTCAAAGAGGAGGCCATTGTTATTTCTGATGAAGAGctagaagaggagaaagaggaaatcAAGGAGAGAGAATCGGAAATGGATGTGGAAGATGAGTTTGAAGAGGACATCCAGGAAGAAGAGCTGAACAGCCCTCAGTTTCTCTCTTCTCACTCACAGAGCCTCTTACAAATCACCTCCCAGTCAAACGACTACTCCttccccctctctccctcttcttcttcttccggTGCCGGACCTTCCTCGCAGGACACTTCCTCCTTCGCAGCCCCCCTCATTCCCCCGTCCACGTCTCGGCAACATTCAGACCCCCCAGCCTACTTCCAAGAGCTCCAGGACTCCATGGGCAACTTTGTGGAGGACGTGCCCACGTGCGGCGTCTGCGGAAAGACGTTCTCGTGCACGTACACTCTCAGACGCCATGCGATCGTGCACACGCGCGAACGTCCTTACGAGTGTCGCTACTGCTACCGGAGCTACACGCAATCAGGCGACCTTTACAGACACATTCGAAAAGCTCACGACCAGAGTCTGCCGGCGAAACGCAGCAAGGCTGACTCCGAGCCCTCCCTGTCACAACCGCCACCTCCTCTAAGCTAA